Proteins co-encoded in one Colletes latitarsis isolate SP2378_abdomen chromosome 2, iyColLati1, whole genome shotgun sequence genomic window:
- the L(3)72ab gene encoding U5 small nuclear ribonucleoprotein l(3)72Ab gives MADAAARQLQYEYKANSNLVLQADVRLIERRSRDEATGEVMSLVGKLDGTRMGDRAQRTKPGKAEERKVKRQKRDEAQYDFTRMKGATLLSEGVDEMVGIVYRPKTQETRQTYEVLLSFIQEALGDQPRDILCGAADEVLAVLKNDRLKEKDKKKETELLLGSLAEERFALLVNLGKKITDFGSDEKNPANEENIDETYGINVQFEESSEEDDEDVYGEIRENDDEADEGEEANDDRAIHAENLGGAEEMKKEKPLHPLDIDAYWLQRRLSRIYDDAMVSQARAAEVLAVLKDAGDDRDCENQLVLLLGYDCFDFIKQLKKYRHTIAYCTMLASSQSESERQKIRNRMNDDPVLAKILRQLDTGKGDDDTDETMEARAQRKRREENEDTGGPGGQVQGTRNLIDLEDLMFAQGSHFMANKRCQLPDGSFRKQRKGYEEVHVPALKPKPFTESEKLHPIDQLPKYVQPAFEGFKTLNRIQSRLYQTALESDENLLLCAPTGAGKTNVALLCMMREIGKHINADGTINTDEFKIIYVAPMRSLVQEMVGNFGKRLSTYNLTVSELTGDHQLTREQIAATQVIVCTPEKWDIITRKGGEKTFTSLVRLIIIDEIHLLHDERGPVLEALVARTIRNIETTQEDVRLIGLSATLPNYQDVAAFLRIKPETGLFYFDNSFRPVALEQQYIGITEKKALKRFQVMNEIVYEKTMEHAGRNQVLIFVHSRKETGKTARAIRDMCLEKDTLGQFLREGSASMEVLRTEAEQVKNQELKDLLPYGFAIHHAGMTRVDRTLVEDLFADRHIQVLVSTATLAWGVNLPAHTVIIKGTQVYNPEKGRWIELGALDVLQMLGRAGRPQYDTKGEGILITNHSELQYYLSLLNQQLPIESQLISKMSDMLNAEIVLGTIQNIRDAVTWLGYTYLYIRMLRCPNLYGISHDKLKDDPLLELHRADIIHSAAVGLDRSGLIKYDRKSGNFQATELGRIASHYYCTHDTMAIYNQLLKRTLSEIELFRVFSLSSEFKHINVREEEKLELQKLMERVPIPVKESIEEPSAKVNVLLQAYISQLKLEGFALMSDMVFVTQSASRLMRAIFEIVLFRGWAQLADKCLSLCKMIDRRMWQSMSPLRQFRKMPEEIVKKIEKKNFPWERLYDLGPNEIGELIRVPKLGKTIHKYIHQFPKLELSTHIQPITRSTLRVELTITPDFQWDEKVHGASEAFWILVEDVDSEVILHHEYFLLKAKYAADEHLIKFFVPVFEPLPPQYFLRVVSDRWIGAETQLPVSFRHLILPEKNLPPTELLDLQPLPVTALRNSKFENIYTDKFPQFNPIQTQVFNAVYNSDDNVFVGAPTGSGKTTIAEFAVLRLLSQNPEGRCVYMVSKEALAELVYTDWSIKFNQQLGRKVVLLTGETGTDLKLLAKGQIIITTADKWDVLSRRWKQRKNVQNIQLFIVDELQLIGGEEGPVLEVACSRARYISSQLDKPTRIIALSASLADAKDAAQWLGAPAAATFNFHPSVRPVPLELHVQGINITHNASRLAAMAKPVYNAILRYASHKPVIVFVPTRRQARLTAIDLLTFTAAEGQPSRFFHAEEVDIKPFLDRMTDKTLKETLSQGAAYLHEGLSADDRRLVEQLFDSGAIQIAVVTRDLCWDLSISSHLVVVMDTQCYNGKTHTYEDYPITDVLQMVARANRPLEDDDAKCILLCQSSKKDFFKKFLNEPLPVESHLDHRLHDHFNAEIVTKTIENKQDAVDYLTWTFLYRRLTENPNYYGLQGVTHRHLSDHLSELVESTLSDLEQAKCVAVEDEMDTLPLNLGMIAAYYYINYATIELFSLSLNNKTKIRGLLEIISAAAEYETVPVRQREENLLRSLAARLPHAPQATRMADPHVKAQLLLQAHLSRIQLGPELQKDTELVLSKAVRLIQACVDVLSSSGWLAPAVAAMELAQMVTQAMWSKDSYLKQLPHFTSETIKRCTDKGVETVFDVMELEDDDRNRLLQLSEIQMADVAKFCNRYPNIEMSYEVQEKDKLRSGGTVNVIVQLEREDEVTGPVVAPFFPQKREEGWWVVIGDPKTNSLLSIKRLTLQQKAKVKLDFVAPAPGQHSYTLYFMSDAYLGCDQEYKFTINVGEYDSDASSGSESD, from the exons ATGGCTGATGCTGCGGCCAGACAATTGCAATATGAATATAAAGCC AATTCTAATCTTGTTTTACAAGCTGATGTGAGATTAATAGAAAGGCGTAGTAGAGATGAAGCTACTGGTGAGGTAATGTCACTTGTTGGGAAGCTTGATGGTACACGTATGGGTGACAGAGCACAACgtactaaaccaggaaaagcggaAGAACGAAAAGTCAA GCGTCAAAAGCGAGACGAAGCACAGTATGATTTTACACGAATGAAAGGTGCAACATTACTCTCAGAAGGTGTGGACGAAATGGTTGGAATTGTTTATCGCCCTAAAACACAAGAAACACGGCAGACTTACGAAGTATTGTTAAGCTTTATTCAAGAAGCTTTAGGAGATCAACCTAGAGATATACTTTGCGGTGCTGCAGATGAAGTACTAGCAGTCTTGAAAAATGATAGGCTTAAAGAAAAAGATAAGAAGAAGGAAACCGAACTACTGTTAGGTTCTTTGGCGGAAGAAAGATTCGCGTTGCTggtaaatcttgggaagaaaaTAACAGACTTTGGAAGCGATGAAAAGAATCCCGCGAACGAGGAAAATATTGACGAAACATATGGAATTAATGTACAGTTTGAAGAAAGCAGCGAAGAAGACGACGAGGACGTTTACGGAGAGATTAGAGAAAATGACGACGAAGCCGACGAAGGCGAAGAAGCCAACGATGATAGAGCTATTCATGCCGAAAAT CTAGGCGGTGCGGAAGAAATGAAAAAAGAGAAGCCATTGCATCCTTTGGATATAGATGCGTATTGGTTGCAAAGAAGATTAAGCAGAATTTATGACGATGCAATGGTTTCGCAAGCACGAGCCGCGGAAGTGCTGGCAGTTTTAAAAGATGCTGGGGATGATCGAGACTGCGAGAATCAATTGGTACTTTTGTTAGGCTACGATTGCTTCGACTTTATCAAACAGCTGAAGAAGTACAGGCATACAA TTGCTTATTGCACTATGTTGGCATCTTCACAGTCTGAATCGGAAcgacaaaaaattcgaaatagaATGAACGATGATCCAGTATTAGCAAAAATTCTGCGTCAGTTGGATACAGGTAAGGGTGACGATGATACCGATGAAACGATGGAAGCAAGAGCGCAACGTAAAAGAAGAGAAGAGAATGAAGATACTGGAGGGCCTGGTGGCCAAGTCCAGGGTACAAGGAATCTAATAGATTTAGAGGATCTTATGTTTGCACAAGGCAGTCACTTTATGGCAAATAAACGTTGTCAGTTGCCCGATGGAAGTTTCAGAAAGCAACGTAAAGG TTACGAAGAGGTTCACGTTCCTGCATTGAAACCGAAACCGTTTACGGAAAGTGAGAAACTACATCCCATCGATCAGTTACCAAAATACGTACAACCGGCTTTCGAAGGGTTTAAAACCTTAAATCGGATTCAGAGCCGCTTATATCAAACCGCCTTGGAAAGTGACGAAAATTTACTGCTATGTGCACCGACGGGCGCCGGTAAAACCAACGTTGCACTTTTATGCATGATGCGTGAAATCGGTAAACATATAAACGCCGATGGTACGATTAATACCGACGAGTTCAAAATAATTTATGTTGCACCGATGCGTTCGCTGGTACAAGAAATGGTCGGAAACTTCGGCAAAAGATTGTCCACGTACAACTTGACCGTATCAGAATTAACTGGTGATCATCAACTGACGAGGGAACAGATTGCCGCGACCCAAGTTATAGTATGCACACCCGAAAAGTGGGATATCATAACACGGAAAGGAGGCGAGAAAACCTTCACTTCGTTGGTCAGATTGATCATAATCGATGAAATTCATTTGCTACACGACGAGAGGGGACCCGTTTTAGAAGCATTGGTcgctagaacgattcgaaatatcgAAACGACGCAAGAGGACGTAAGGTTGATCGGTTTGTCGGCGACGTTGCCAAATTACCAAGACGTTGCGGCATTTTTACGCATAAAGCCAGAAACAGGCTTATTTTACTTCGACAACAGTTTCAGGCCTGTTGCGTTGGAGCAACAGTATATAGGTATCACGGAGAAAAAAGCGCTGAAACGTTTCCAAGTGATGAACGAAATTGTGTACGAGAAGACGATGGAACACGCGGGCAGAAATCAAGTTCTTATTTTTGTACACTCGCGAAAAGAAACTGGAAAAACCGCGCGTGCCATTAGGGACATGTGTTTAGAAAAAGACACGTTAGGACAATTTCTCAGAGAAGGATCCGCGTCCATGGAAGTTTTAAGAACGGAAGCTGAACAAGTTAAGAATCAAGAACTTAAAGATTTGTTGCCTTATGGGTTTGCTATCCATCACGCTGGAATGACGAGGGTAGATCGAACGTTGGTCGAGGATCTTTTTGCGGATAGACACATACAAGTTTTAGTATCGACCGCGACCTTAGCTTGGGGTGTTAATTTACCCGCGCACACGGTTATTATCAAAGGAACTCAGGTGTACAATCCGGAGAAAGGTAGGTGGATCGAGTTAGGCGCTCTGGACGTATTGCAAATGTTGGGTAGAGCCGGTCGTCCGCAGTACGACACGAAAGGCGAAGGTATTCTCATCACGAATCACAGCGAGTTGCAATATTATTTGTCTCTTTTGAATCAGCAGCTACCCATCGAGTCACAATTAATTAGTAAAATGTCAGACATGTTAAACGCCGAAATCGTGTTGGGTACTATACAAAATATTAGGGACGCTGTCACTTGGTTGGGGTATACTTACTTGTACATCAGGATGCTTCGTTGCCCGAATTTGTATGGCATAAGTCACGACAAATTGAAGGACGATCCGTTGCTCGAATTACACAGAGCGGACATTATTCATTCCGCCGCTGTAGGATTAGATCGAAGCGGCTTGATTAAATACGATCGAAAGTCTGGAAACTTTCAAGCTACCGAATTAGGACGGATAGCATCTCATTATTACTGTACTCACGACACGATGGCAATCTACAATCAATTGCTAAAACGTACTCTGAGCGAAATCGAACTGTTCCGTGTATTTTCATTGTCCAGCGAGTTTAAGCACATAAACGTCAGGGAAGAAGAGAAATTAGAATTGCAGAAATTAATGGAGAGGGTGCCCATTCCGGTGAAAGAAAGTATAGAAGAACCAAGCGCGAAAGTCAACGTGCTTCTGCAAGCGTACATCTCTCAATTGAAGCTCGAAGGATTCGCTCTTATGTCCGACATGGTGTTCGTTACTCAGTCCGCGTCCCGATTAATGAGAGCAATTTTTGAAATAGTATTGTTCCGTGGTTGGGCGCAACTGGCCGACAAATGTTTGTCGTTGTGCAAAATGATTGATCGTAGAATGTGGCAATCGATGTCGCCTCTCAGGCAGTTCAGAAAAATGCCCGAAGAAATTGTGAAGAAGATAGAAAAGAAGAATTTCCCGTGGGAGAGATTGTACGATCTCGGACCAAACGAGATCGGTGAATTGATTCGGGTGCCGAAACTCGGTAAAACGATCCACAAATATATACATCAATTTCCAAAGCTGGAACTGTCGACGCACATTCAACCAATAACGCGTTCCACTTTAAGAGTCGAACTAACTATCACACCTGATTTCCAATGGGACGAGAAAGTACACGGTGCCTCGGAAGCATTCTGGATCTTAGTCGAAGACGTAGACTCCGAAGTGATACTTCATCACGAATATTTCTTATTGAAAGCTAAATACGCGGCGGACGAGCATTTGATAAAATTCTTCGTGCCGGTGTTCGAGCCATTACCACCGCAATATTTTCTACGCGTCGTGTCGGACAGGTGGATCGGAGCGGAGACCCAATTGCCCGTCAGCTTTCGCCATTTAATTTTGCCGGAGAAAAATTTGCCGCCAACCGAGTTGCTCGATTTGCAACCGCTTCCAGTCACCGCGTTGCGTAACTCGAAATTCGAGAACATCTATACGGATAAGTTCCCGCAGTTCAATCCGATTCAAACGCAGGTGTTCAACGCTGTTTATAATTCGGACGATAACGTTTTCGTGGGCGCGCCCACGGGCTCTGGAAAAACAACTATCGCGGAGTTCGCGGTATTGCGTTTGCTCAGTCAGAATCCCGAAGGCAGATGCGTGTACATGGTTAGCAAAGAAGCATTGGCGGAATTAGTTTACACCGATTGGTCGATAAAATTTAATCAGCAGTTGGGCAGAAAGGTGGTTCTGTTGACCGGCGAAACGGGAACGGACCTTAAGTTGCTCGCCAAGGGACAGATCATTATCACAACCGCGGACAAATGGGACGTATTGTCGCGAAGATGGAAACAGAGAAAAAATGTACAAAACATTCAACTGTTCATCGTCGACGAGCTCCAATTGATCGGCGGAGAAGAAGGGCCTGTGCTGGAGGTAGCCTGTTCGAGGGCACGTTATATTTCTTCGCAATTGGACAAACCGACTAGAATTATAGCGTTGTCGGCTTCGCTCGCGGATGCAAAAGACGCGGCTCAATGGTTAGGCGCGCCAGCGGCTGCAACCTTTAACTTTCATCCGTCGGTTAGGCCTGTGCCTTTAGAATTACACGTGCAAGGAATAAATATTACTCACAACGCGTCCAGGTTGGCTGCTATGGCAAAACCGGTGTACAACGCGATACTTCGTTACGCTTCTCACAAACCAGTGATCGTTTTCGTGCCTACTCGTCGTCAAGCTAGATTAACGGCTATCGATTTATTGACATTCACGGCGGCCGAAGGACAACCTTCTCGATTCTTCCATGCGGAAGAAGTCGATATTAAACCGTTCCTGGATAGGATGACCGACAAAACGTTAAAAGAAACGCTTTCCCAAGGAGCTGCTTACCTTCACGAAGGATTATCTGCAGATGATCGGCGTCTCGTCGAACAGCTTTTCGATAGCGGTGCTATCCAAATAGCAGTTGTTACGCGTGATTTATGTTGGGATTTATCCATTAGTTCTCACCTTGTTGTTGTTATGGACACTCAGTGTTACAACGGGAAAACACACACCTACGAGGATTATCCTATTACCGATGTTCTGCAAATGGTAGCGCGTGCGAATCGCCCGTTAGAGGACGACGATGCTAAATGTATCCTTCTCTGTCAGAGCTCGAAGAAAGACTTCTTTAAGAAATTTTTGAACGAACCGTTGCCGGTGGAAAGTCATCTGGACCACAGACTTCACGATCATTTCAATGCTGAAATCGTGACAAAAACGATTGAAAATAAACAGGACGCTGTCGATTATCTTACCTGGACTTTCTTGTACAGGCGGCTTACGGAAAATCCAAATTATTATGGATTGCAAGGCGTTACGCATAGACACTTGTCGGATCATTTGTCCGAATTGGTCGAAAGTACGTTGAGCGATTTGGAACAAGCGAAATGCGTCGCCGTCGAGGACGAAATGGACACTTTGCCTTTGAATCTTGGAATGATCGCGGCTTATTATTACATTAATTATGCGACGATCGAATTGTTTAGTCtttctttaaataataaaactaaaatcaGAGGTTTGTTGGAGATCATTTCGGCGGCTGCCGAATACGAGACTGTTCCCGTTCGTCAGCGAGAAGAAAATCTCTTGAGGAGTTTAGCGGCGCGACTTCCACACGCTCCGCAAGCTACAAGAATGGCCGATCCTCATGTAAAGGCGCAGCTTTTGTTGCAAGCACATTTATCCAGGATACAACTTGGCCCGGAACTACAAAAAGACACGGAGTTAGTGTTGAGCAAAGCTGTCAGATTGATACAAGCTTGCGTCGATGTTCTTAGCTCGTCCGGTTGGCTGGCGCCTGCGGTTGCTGCTATGGAATTGGCACAAATGGTCACGCAAGCAATGTGGTCGAAAGATTCTTATTTAAAACAATTGCCACATTTCACATCCGAAACTATCAAACGTTGTACAGACAAAGGTGTAGAAACCGTGTTCGATGTAATGGAACTCGAGGACGATGACAGAAATCGTCTTTTACAGCTATCTGAAATACAAATGGCGGATGTTGCTAAATTCTGTAATCGTTATCCTAATATAGAAATGTCCTACGAGGTTCAGGAGAAAGATAAATTGCGCAGCGGCGGTACAGTCAATGTTATTGTTCAACTCGAAAGAGAAGATGAAGTTACTGGACCGGTTGTGGCGCCATTCTTCCCACAAAAACGCGAAGAAGGTTGGTGGGTTGTTATCGGTGATCCAAAGACTAATTCTTTGCTGTCTATTAAAAGATTAACGCTGcaacaaaaggcgaaagttAAACTTGATTTTGTTGCGCCCGCGCCTGGACAACATTCCTATACTTTGTATTTTATGAGTGACGCCTATTTGGGATgcgatcaagaatataaatttactATAAATGTAGGAGAATATGACTCGGATGCCAGTTCAGGATCAGAATCAGACTGA
- the LOC143350930 gene encoding high affinity copper uptake protein 1 isoform X2 — protein MHMSFHIGENEVILFDEWNVVDWQGIGWSMVGIILLTSIYEGIKSYREHLYVHTPCLWRNKEDRSRMTLLFSKIHLLQTIVHVIQAVIGYFLMLIFMTYNVWLCLAVALGAALGYWLFAWEKSTGDNIECCL, from the exons ATGCAT ATGTCATTTCATATTGGCGAGAACgaagttattttatttgatgAATGGAATGTAGTTGATTGGCAAGGGATCGGATGGTCAATGGTTGGTATTATTCTTCTAACGTCTATTTACGAAGGAATAAAGTCTTATCG CGAACATCTTTACGTACATACTCCGTGTCTCTGGAGGAATAAAGAAGACAGATCGAGGAT GACATTACTATTTTCCAAGATACATCTTCTTCAAACAATTGTTCATGTCATTCAAGCGGTTATAGGATATTTTCTTATGTTAATTTTTATGACATACAATGTTTGGCTCTGCTTAGCAGTGGCACTTGGTGCAGCCCTTGGTTATTGGCTATTTGCTTGGGAAAAATCTACTGGTGATAATATCGAATGCTGCTTGTAA
- the LOC143348101 gene encoding uncharacterized protein LOC143348101, whose product MWRLKWILEIICLYVLSIVGIQSEIPSSVIPVKTNFSCIDRTAGFYADVDTRCKIYHTCDEFGNKFTYQCPEETAFRQDALICDHAHLVKCQGPVSPNTEMQKEKYNNSSCAKGSADNTNCHFFFKSLQEIQPIKIYNAERRGFAFSSQDILSNFNATKVGENKIIKFFHPPLNNYNLTTNVPLDRFTNVKTQYFPFVNQNQQNRSVIDENSSVPSQIINDKVKFNGREEADQKTNDALYNFLKYSLNTFPEKVQNQPNNMNNHHIIKNSPDFSKLSFMNHRNYPYTETLNSIQKITKMPSTTINTSLTTTEVPLYALTLSLKPLVPNEQEHDPYYPKFSTSTESYYTPSHSDNKQPQIKVYTQTWSNTHIKLPPVLPDLNSLEDIVDRRKQFYIPRIKFD is encoded by the exons ATGTGGCGTTTAAAATGGATTTTAGAAATAATTTGTCTATACGTACTTTCAATTGTAGGCATTCAATCTGAGATTCCT aGTAGTGTAATTCCTgtcaaaacaaatttttcatgcATCGATAGAACAGCTGGTTTCTATGCAGACGTTGATACCAGATGTAAAATATATCACACGTGCGATGAATTTGGAAACAAATTTACCTATCAGTGTCCAGAGGAAACTGCTTTTCGACAAGATGCCTTAATATGCGATCATGCTCATCTAGTTAAATGTCAAGGACCTGTTTCTCCGAACACAGAAATGCAGAAAGAAAAGTATAACAACTCTTCCTGTGCAAAGGGATCAGCGGACAATACTAACTgtcatttcttttttaaatctttGCAAGAGATACAACCGATAAAGATATATAATGCAGAGCGACGTGGATTTGCATTTAGTTCGCAGGATATTCTGAGCAATTTTAATGCAACAAAAGTTGGAGAAAAcaagataattaaattttttcatcCGCCATTAAATAATTACAATCTCACGACAAATGTTCCTCTTGATCGTTTTACGAATGTAAAAACACAGtactttccttttgtaaatcaaAATCAACAAAATAGATCTGTAATTGATGAAAATTCTTCTGTTCCGAGTCAAATTATTAATGATAAGGTTAAATTCAATGGCAGGGAGGAAGCTGACCAAAAAACAAATGACGCCTTGTATAACTTTTTGAAATATTCGTTAAACACCTTTCCTGAAAAGGTGCAGAATCAGCCAAACAATATGAATAATCACcatattataaaaaattctcCAGACTTTTCGAAGCTATCTTTTATGAATCATAGAAATTATCCTTATACAGAAACATTGAACTCTAtacaaaaaattacaaaaatgccATCAACTACAATTAATACCTCCTTAACAACTACAGAAGTACCTTTATATGCCCTAACTTTGTCTTTGAAACCTTTAGTACCGAATGAGCAAGAACATGATCCTTACTATCCAAAATTCTCAACGTCAACTGAATCCTATTATACTCCAAGTCATAGTGACAATAAACAGCCACAGATTAAAGTTTATACTCAGACATGGTCTAATACTCATATCAAACTTCCACCTGTTTTGCCAGATTTGAATTCTTTAGAAGATATTGTAGATCGtagaaaacaattttatattcCTCGTATTAAGTTTGATTAA
- the LOC143350930 gene encoding high affinity copper uptake protein 1 isoform X1: MHVSNKKTCAKFLCKFSAFSIHKVNLCQMSFHIGENEVILFDEWNVVDWQGIGWSMVGIILLTSIYEGIKSYREHLYVHTPCLWRNKEDRSRMTLLFSKIHLLQTIVHVIQAVIGYFLMLIFMTYNVWLCLAVALGAALGYWLFAWEKSTGDNIECCL, from the exons ATGCATGTAAGTAATAAAAAAACATGTGCTAAATTTTTATGCAAATTTTCTGCTTTTTCAATTCATAAAGTAAATTTATGTCAGATGTCATTTCATATTGGCGAGAACgaagttattttatttgatgAATGGAATGTAGTTGATTGGCAAGGGATCGGATGGTCAATGGTTGGTATTATTCTTCTAACGTCTATTTACGAAGGAATAAAGTCTTATCG CGAACATCTTTACGTACATACTCCGTGTCTCTGGAGGAATAAAGAAGACAGATCGAGGAT GACATTACTATTTTCCAAGATACATCTTCTTCAAACAATTGTTCATGTCATTCAAGCGGTTATAGGATATTTTCTTATGTTAATTTTTATGACATACAATGTTTGGCTCTGCTTAGCAGTGGCACTTGGTGCAGCCCTTGGTTATTGGCTATTTGCTTGGGAAAAATCTACTGGTGATAATATCGAATGCTGCTTGTAA